In Flavobacterium sp., a single window of DNA contains:
- the gldG gene encoding gliding motility-associated ABC transporter substrate-binding protein GldG has translation MKPSNKLNLKALGITILVLIVLNVLGSIFFHRFDLTKDKRYTLSETSLKIVKQVKNPLSIKIYMQGDLPADFRRLQQETKQLLEEFQAYNSNIVFEFVNPMENEDESMEMVKSLYQKGLTPINITVDDKGKQSQAMVFPWAIAVYNNKEVNIPLLKNIMGASTTQKVIGSIQHLEYSIADAINKVTKDRQKKVAIIKGNGELSEIHIGKLLRQIKESYYIGPFTLDSVAKDPNGTLNALKKYDLAIISKPTETFTDEEKEVLDQYIMNGGKTLWMIDQVAADMDSLYNDVGATLAYPRDLNLNDMFFKYGFRINPDLVKDEQGSPIKLATGEQGSATQYQDFIWKFAPQVYPTSQHPIVKNLGGIKFDFANPIDTLKNGIKKTVLLQSSQYSKKIGTPAEVNLNMVTEKTSPEDYINKGNLVLSVLLEGSFHSVFENRVLPFKESAFQSKGKPTKMIVVADGDIARNQLDKNMMPVELGYDQRTGNLYDNKDFMMNCVNYLLDDTGLINIRSKDVELPLLDKEKVYENYTMTQFITIGLPILILLVFGLVFTFIRKRKYSR, from the coding sequence ATGAAACCATCTAATAAATTAAATTTAAAGGCATTAGGCATTACAATTTTAGTTTTAATTGTTCTAAATGTACTCGGAAGTATATTCTTTCACCGTTTTGATTTAACGAAAGACAAACGTTATACTTTATCTGAAACTTCTTTAAAAATTGTAAAACAGGTAAAAAATCCGTTGTCGATTAAGATTTATATGCAAGGCGATCTTCCCGCAGATTTTAGACGCTTACAGCAGGAAACCAAACAATTACTAGAAGAATTTCAGGCTTATAACAGCAATATAGTTTTCGAATTTGTTAACCCGATGGAAAACGAAGACGAAAGCATGGAAATGGTAAAATCTCTTTATCAAAAAGGACTGACTCCAATAAATATTACTGTAGATGATAAAGGAAAACAGTCTCAGGCGATGGTTTTTCCGTGGGCAATTGCAGTTTACAACAATAAAGAAGTTAATATTCCTTTATTGAAAAATATAATGGGAGCTTCGACTACTCAAAAAGTAATTGGATCGATTCAGCATTTAGAATATTCAATTGCAGATGCCATTAATAAAGTTACCAAAGACAGACAAAAGAAAGTCGCTATTATAAAAGGAAATGGAGAATTGTCTGAAATTCATATTGGTAAGTTATTACGTCAAATTAAAGAGAGCTACTACATTGGACCTTTTACTTTAGATTCTGTTGCAAAAGATCCAAACGGAACTTTAAATGCTCTTAAAAAATATGATCTGGCCATTATTTCGAAACCTACTGAAACTTTTACAGATGAAGAAAAAGAGGTTTTAGATCAATACATCATGAATGGCGGTAAAACGTTATGGATGATCGATCAGGTCGCTGCCGATATGGATAGTTTGTATAATGATGTCGGAGCTACTCTGGCATATCCAAGAGATTTGAATTTAAATGATATGTTCTTTAAATATGGATTCAGAATTAATCCTGATTTAGTAAAAGATGAACAAGGAAGTCCAATAAAACTGGCAACAGGTGAACAAGGAAGCGCTACTCAATATCAGGATTTTATCTGGAAATTTGCTCCTCAGGTTTACCCGACAAGCCAGCATCCAATTGTAAAAAACCTTGGCGGAATTAAATTTGATTTTGCAAACCCGATTGATACTTTGAAAAACGGAATCAAGAAAACGGTTTTACTACAGTCTTCTCAATATTCAAAGAAAATTGGAACTCCGGCAGAAGTTAATCTGAATATGGTTACGGAAAAAACTTCTCCTGAAGATTATATCAATAAAGGAAATTTGGTTCTTTCGGTTTTATTGGAAGGAAGTTTTCATTCGGTTTTTGAGAATCGCGTACTGCCTTTTAAAGAAAGTGCTTTTCAGTCAAAAGGAAAACCAACCAAAATGATTGTGGTTGCTGATGGAGACATCGCCAGAAACCAATTAGATAAAAACATGATGCCGGTTGAACTGGGTTACGACCAAAGAACAGGGAATTTGTACGACAACAAAGATTTTATGATGAATTGTGTTAATTATCTTCTTGACGATACCGGACTTATTAACATTAGAAGTAAAGATGTTGAACTGCCTTTACTGGATAAAGAAAAAGTTTACGAAAACTATACAATGACACAGTTCATAACTATCGGACTTCCAATCCTTATTTTATTGGTTTTTGGATTGGTATTTACCTTTATCAGAAAAAGAAAATACAGCCGATAG
- the dnaN gene encoding DNA polymerase III subunit beta yields the protein MKFIVSSSYLLKQLQVLGSVINSNNTLPILDNFLFELNNNELTVSASDLETTMSATLSIDSKSKGSVAVPAKLLLEILKTFPEQPLTFTVADNNTVEISSNSGKYALAYAAGEEFPKSVSLEDPSVTLVPADVLATAVSKTIFAAGNDDLRPVMSGVFFQFSPEGLTFVATDAHKLVKYARADVKASQVADFIMPKKPLNILKSILGSSDAEVKIEYNDSNATFSFDNYILMCRLIDGKYPNYEAVIPKENPNKLMIDRSLFLSSVRRVAIFSNKTTHQIRLKIAGAELNVSAEDIDYSNKAEERLTCDYQGDDLQIGFNSRFLIEMLTNLQSDMIMLEMSLPNRAGILTPVDGLEEGETVTMLVMPVMLNS from the coding sequence ATGAAATTTATAGTATCGAGTTCGTACTTATTAAAACAATTACAGGTTTTAGGTAGTGTTATTAACAGTAATAATACGTTGCCTATTTTAGACAACTTTTTATTTGAACTAAACAATAATGAGTTAACAGTTTCGGCTTCAGATCTTGAAACCACAATGTCAGCTACATTATCAATCGATTCTAAAAGTAAAGGAAGTGTTGCTGTACCTGCAAAACTTTTACTTGAAATTTTAAAAACATTTCCAGAACAGCCTTTAACATTTACAGTTGCTGATAACAATACTGTTGAGATTAGCTCTAACTCAGGTAAATATGCATTAGCATACGCAGCCGGAGAAGAATTTCCTAAATCTGTAAGCCTTGAAGATCCGTCTGTGACTTTAGTTCCTGCTGATGTATTGGCAACTGCTGTAAGTAAAACTATTTTTGCTGCCGGAAACGACGATTTGCGTCCTGTAATGTCTGGAGTTTTCTTTCAGTTCTCTCCGGAAGGTTTAACTTTTGTTGCTACTGATGCTCATAAATTAGTAAAATATGCACGTGCTGACGTAAAAGCGTCTCAGGTTGCTGATTTTATTATGCCGAAGAAACCTTTAAATATTTTAAAAAGTATTTTAGGAAGTTCTGATGCTGAAGTAAAAATTGAATACAACGATTCAAATGCGACTTTCTCATTTGACAATTATATCTTAATGTGTCGTTTAATCGACGGAAAATACCCTAACTACGAAGCGGTAATTCCGAAAGAAAATCCAAATAAATTAATGATCGATCGTTCTTTATTTTTAAGTTCTGTTCGTCGTGTTGCGATTTTCTCTAACAAAACTACGCATCAAATTCGTTTAAAAATTGCAGGAGCTGAATTAAACGTTTCTGCTGAAGATATCGATTACTCAAACAAAGCTGAGGAAAGATTAACTTGTGATTATCAAGGTGATGATTTACAAATTGGTTTTAACTCTCGTTTCTTAATCGAAATGCTGACAAACCTGCAGTCTGATATGATTATGCTGGAAATGTCATTACCAAACAGAGCCGGAATTTTAACTCCTGTTGACGGCTTAGAAGAAGGTGAAACAGTAACAATGTTGGTAATGCCCGTAATGTTAAATAGTTAA
- the gldF gene encoding gliding motility-associated ABC transporter permease subunit GldF encodes MKSIILREIKSFFGSPIGYLVIAIFLISNGLFLWVFKGEYNILDTGYADLTPFFTLTPWILIFLIPAVTMRSFSDERKQGTLELLLTKPLSIWQIVNGKFLGSFFLIILAIIPTFIYVNVISGLGLPEGNIDMGSTIGSYFGLLFLIASYSAIGIFTSTLSENQIVTFIIAVFICFLFYFGFEGLASLVPGKSNIISAFGMQDHFKSMSRGVIDTRDVIYFLSISVLFLSITVYQLKSFKA; translated from the coding sequence ATGAAATCAATCATATTAAGAGAAATAAAATCCTTTTTTGGCTCTCCTATCGGCTATTTAGTCATTGCGATTTTCTTAATCAGCAACGGACTTTTTTTATGGGTATTTAAAGGAGAATACAATATATTAGATACTGGTTATGCAGATTTAACTCCGTTTTTCACTTTAACACCCTGGATTTTAATTTTCCTGATTCCGGCTGTTACGATGAGAAGTTTTTCAGACGAAAGAAAACAAGGAACTCTTGAATTGCTTTTAACTAAACCATTATCAATCTGGCAGATTGTAAACGGAAAATTTTTAGGTTCATTTTTCTTAATTATTCTGGCCATTATTCCAACCTTTATTTATGTAAACGTAATTTCAGGATTAGGTTTACCAGAAGGAAATATTGATATGGGAAGTACAATTGGATCGTATTTCGGATTATTATTTCTGATAGCTTCCTATTCAGCAATTGGAATCTTCACTTCTACTCTATCAGAAAATCAAATCGTTACTTTTATTATTGCAGTATTTATTTGTTTTCTGTTTTATTTTGGATTTGAAGGACTGGCTTCATTAGTTCCGGGAAAATCCAATATTATTTCAGCATTTGGAATGCAGGATCATTTTAAAAGTATGAGCCGAGGCGTTATTGACACGCGCGATGTTATTTACTTTTTAAGTATCTCTGTTTTATTTTTATCTATTACCGTTTATCAATTAAAATCTTTTAAAGCGTAA